CTCGCCGAGCCGGGCCACGGTCACCCGGTAGCCGACGCCGCGCAGCTTGAGATCCAGCGGGCGGCCCGCGTCGTGCTGCACCTGGGGCCGTCCGCCGTGGGCGGTGGCCAGCAGCTGCTGGCGGCTGACCGCCTCCTGCTCCCGGTAGGCCTCGATTGCTGCCGCGGCCAGCGCGAGCGCAGAGTGCCGGTGGCTGACCAGGCGTCCTTCCGCGCGGACCCGGTCGATCCAGCCGGTGTCGGCGGTCGCGTCGATCACCTCGGGCTGGTCGAGCAGGTCGAGCACGAAGCTCTTGTTCGTCGCGCCGCCCTCGATGATCACGGTCGTGTCGGCCATCGCGCGGCGCAGCCGGCCCAGCGCCTGCTCGCGGTCGCGTCCGTACGCGATGATCTTGGCGATCATCGAGTCGAAGTCGGCCGGGATCGTGTCGCCCTCGCTGACGCCGGTGTCCACCCGGATGCCGGGGCCGGTGGGGAGCACCAGGCGCGCGATCCGCCCCGGCGCGGGTGCGAAGTCCCGGTCGGGGTCCTCGGCGTTGAGCCGCGCCTCGACCGCGTGGCCGACCTCGGCGGGCCGGACGTCGTCCAGCGAACCACCGCCCGCCACGTGCAGCTGCAGCCGGACCAGGTCCGTGCCGGTCGTGATCTCGGTGATCGGGTGCTCGACCTGCAGCCGGGTGTTGACCTCGAGGAACGCGAACAGCTTCTCGCCGGGGTGGTAGAGGAACTCCACCGTGCAGGCGCCGCAGTAGCCGACCGCGACCGCGAGCCGCTCGGCCGACGCCTTGAGCTCGGCGGTCTGCTCGGGGTCCAGCACTGGCGACGCAGACTCCTCGATGATCTTCTGGTTGCGCCGCTGCACCGAGCAGTCCCGGACGCCGAGCGCGAGCGCGGTGCCCTGCCCGTCGGCGATGACCTGCACCTCGACGTGCCGGGCGCCGGTGACCAGGCGCTCCAGGAACACCACGCCGGAGCCGAACGCGCGGAGCGCCTCCTGGCTGGTGCGCTCGTAGGCGTCGGCCAGTTCGTCGCCGGAGGCGACCTTGCGGATGCCGCGACCGCCGCCGCCCGCGGTCGCCTTGAGCATCAGCGGGTAGCCGATCTCGTCGCCGGCGCGCAGCGCCTCCTCCAGCGTCGCGACCTCACCGCGGCTCCACGGCGCGACCGGGACGCCGACCTTCTCGGCGAGCAGCTTGGCACCGATCTTGTCACCGAGCGTGCGCATCGCCTCGGCGCTGGGCCCGACGAACGTGACGCCGATCCGCTCGCACAGCTGTGCGAACGCCGGGTCCTCCGCGACGAAGCCCCAGCCCACCCAGGCCGCGTCGGCACCGGTCTCGACCAGCGCCTTCTCCAGGACCGCGTGGTCGAGGTACGGGCGCGCCGACGCGGGGCCCAGCGGGTAGGCCAGGTCCGCCTCGCGCACGAACGTCGCGGTGCGGTCGGCGTCGGTGTAGAGCGCGACCGTCTCGATCCGCACCCCGGTCTCGGCCGACAGGTCCCGGACGGCGTGGATCAGCCGCATCGCGGCCTCTCCACGGTTGACGATCGCGACACGACTGAACACCGGCTGCGCCTCCCATTGGCCATACGCGTCGCGCGACGTCCGAGCTCGGGCGTCGCGCGTATCTGACCTCTACCTTGCTCGATTCGGACCGGAGCACCAAGGTTCTGGACTACGCATGCCGACCGGGTTGTGTTGTAGGAATCCTCCAAAAGTTCACGGCCGACCAGGCTCAGCACCGACTCGGCGGATAGGCAGCCGCCAACCACCCATAAGGGATATATTGGCTAGTATTGGATGATTGCGCTCGTGGGCGATCCCGGCATTGGAGCGTTCCGTGGCGGTAGACGAGGTCACCGGGAGTGAACTGGCCAGACGGATCTCGGCGGTCACCTGGGCACGCCGCTTGTCGCCGGTACTCCCCATGCCGATCGACGCCCTGCTGCGACTCGCCGCCGTGCTGATGGACGCGCCGATGGCGATGATGACGCTGGCGACCGAGCGCGACGAGGAATACGTCCTGCTGACCCACGGCCTGCCCGCGGCCGTCTCTCCGGACACCACCGCGTTCCGGGGAACCACGATGACCGGGGTGGTCCTCGCCGCCGACCACCCGATCCGGTGTCCGGACCTCCGGGCCGACACCGCCCTCTGCGACCACCCGCTCCTCACCGCCAGCGGAGCGCGCGCGCTACTGGCGGTGCCGCTGCGCGACGCCACCGACACCCCCGTCGGTGCGCTGTGCGTGCTGGACGTCGCGGCCCGGGAGTGGTCGGACGGTCAGCTCTCGACACTCATCGAGATCGCCCACCTGCTCGGGCCGCTCCCGCTGGACGAGGTCGGTGCGGCGACGACCGCGCTGGCGGCGCTGGAGAGCGCGTCCGTACTCGACGGCATCCTCGAGGCGTTCGTGGCGTGCACCGGCTCGGGGTTCGTCGTCGGATGGAACCACGCGGCCGAGGAGATGTTCGGCTGGACCGCGGAGGAGACGCACGGCCGCCACGTGGACGACCTCGGGCCACCGCTGTACGAGGGACGGACCGCGACCGAGATGCTGCCGGTGATCCTGAGCGATCCCGACGCCTGGCGCGCGCCCCGGCTGGTCAGCGTCCGGCACCGCTCCGGCCGGCGGTTCCCGGTGCGGCTGCGCTTGATGGTCGTCCAGAGCCCCGCCGGTGCCCTGGTCTGTACGTTCGCCACCGACGCCACCGCGCAGGTCGACGCCGAGCGGCACGCCGCGAGGGAGGGCCGGTTCAGCGCCGCGCTGGTCGAGAGCATGCAGGCCGGGGTGGCCGCCTGCGACCAGGACGGCCGGTTGCTGCTCGTCAACCGCGCGCTCCGGGAGATCCACGGCGTCCCGCCGGACAAGGAACCCATCGACCTCCGGACCGCCAAGGGAACGGAGATCGAGAACCTGTTCCACCCCGACGGGCGCCGGATGCAGATACCGGACACGCCGCTGCTCCGCGCCCTGGAGGGCGAGACCGTGACCGGCGCGCAGGTCATGGTGCGGCTTCCGGAGGGCCAGCCGCGTTACCTCGAGGCCAACGCCCGGCCGGTCGAGGCCGAGGACGGCCTGCGGCTCGGCGCGGTGGTGGTGCTCCAGGACGTCACCGACCGACGCCGCGCGGAACGGTTCCGCGAGTGCGAGCTACGGGTGGCCCAGGCGCTGGCGGTGGCCACCTCGGCGCAGGACGTCGGGCCGGCCCTGACCGCCGCCGTCGCCGGTGCGCTGGGCTGGCCGCACGTCCAGCTCTGGCTGGTCGACGAGGTGGCCGACATCCTGCGTTCGGCCGGGCGCTGGACCCGCCCGGGGCTGGACATGGACGAATTCCTTCCGCAGGAGATCGCGCGCGGCTGGGGGTTCACCGGCCTGGTCTGGGAAACCGGGCGGCCGCTGTGGATCCCGGACCTCCTCAACCCGCCGGTGCCCGTCACCCCGGACGTCAGGGCGCGGTTGCGCAGCGCCGCCGCCGCGGGGCTGCGCGCGGCGCTCGTGATACCGGTCAACAGCGGGCGGACCACGATCGGCGTCCTGACGTGCAACGCCAACCACCGGGAGGAGGACGCGGAGTCGCTGATCGACCTGCTCACCGGCATCGCCGCCCAGGTCGGGCACTTCATCGAGCGCCGCCGCGCCGACGACCTGGCGCTGGAGCTGGCCCGCACCAAGGACGACTTCCTCGCGCTGGTCGGCCACGAGATGCGAACGCCGCTCACGTCGATCGCCAGTTACGCCGAGCTCCTCGCGGGCGGCGCCGACGCGTGGCCGGAGTCCGACCGTCAACTGCTGGACGTGATCACCCGCAACACCGGGGTTCTCCGCGCGATCATTGACGACCTGCTGGACCTGACCGCGCTGGAGTCCGGGTCGCTCACGATCCACCCGGAGCCGCTGGATCTAGTCACGGTGATCACCGACTCGCTGACCGCCGTCTCACCGGCCGCCGCGAACAACGCGGTGACGCTCCGCACGGACCTGCCGGACCACCTGCCGCTCACCGGCGACCCGCACCGGCTCCGGCAGATCGCCGACAACCTGCTGACCAACGCCGTCAAGTACAGCCCGGACGGCGGCAACGTCTACGTAGGTCTGGCCGGCGACGCGGGGGCCGCCGAGTTCACGGTCCGCGACGAGGGGATCGGCATTCCCAGCGAGGAGCTGCACCAGCTCTTCCGCCGGTTCTACCGGGCCAGCACCGCCCGTCACCGCGGGATCCCCGGCACCGGCCTGGGCTTGAGCATCACCAGGGCGCTGACCGAGGCCCACGGCGGCACGATCACCGTCACCGCACCACCGTCCGGCGGCACCACGGTGTCCGTCCGTCTCCCGCTCAAGTCAATGCAATCCTAGACGTCATATCTTTGCCTCCGATATATTGCGAGACATGCCGCCGCTTCGCGAACCCACGTTCCTGATCCTGACCGCGCTCGCCCTCCGGCCGCTGCACGGCTACGGGCTGATCACCGAGGTCTCCGAGTTGTCCGACGGCCGGGTCACGCTCCGGCCCGGCACCCTGTACGGCGCGCTCGACCGGCTCGTCGACGACCGCCTGGTCGAGGCCGACCACGAGGAGGTCGTGGACGGACGGCTGCGCCGCTACTACCGGCTGACGACGCCGGGCGTCGAGGCGCTCGCGGCGGAGACCGAACGGCTGCAGCGCAACGTCGAGGCGGCGTCGACCCGGCTGCGCACCCGCGGCTGGTCCCCCGCCGCGCGTCCGGCCACCGGCGGTGCGGTGTGAGCACCGTCCTGGAACGCCGCTACCGGCGCCTGCTGCGGGCCTACCCCGCCGCGTACCGGGGCCTCCCCTGGCGCTGCTCGCGGCCGACGATGTGCGGAGCCTCGTGGTCAACCTGCAGAGTCCGCCCGGTTCCCGCTGGGTCGAGCCGTCGCTGGTGGCCGGGCTGTCGGTCGTGTTGGCGGTCAGCGTCCTGGTGCTCGCGGTGATGCTCTCCGGGCGCCGCGCCCGGCGTCCTCAGGGGTGATCACCGGGGTCAGCCACCGAAGGTGGATGCTCGGGCCATGGGTTCTGCGATGGCCGCACTCGGAGTGGCGGCGACGTTCGTCTGGTTCGGCATGGTTCTGGCAATTTCGTTTCTCGAGGCGCCGCTGAAGTTCCGGGCACCGGGTGTGACGGTCCCGATCGGCCTGGGCATCGGCCGCCTGGTGTTCCGCGCGCTGAACGTCGCCGAGGTCGTGCTCGGCGCGGCGGTCGTCGTCGCGGTGGCGACGGCGGCGGAGTACGGGGCCTCCGCCACCGTCGCGTCGGTGGTCGCACTGGCCGCGCTGGCCGTGCAGCTGATCGTGGTGCGGCCGTGGCTGTCGAAGCGCACCGCGCGGGTCCTCGCCGGGGACACCGAGGGCCCGCGCTCCCGCGCGCACCTCGGGTACGTCGCCTTGGAGGTGGTGAAGGCGGTCGCGCTGCTGGTCGCCGGCGTGGCCCTGGTCACCGGCTAACTGGCTACTCCGAAGCCGCCGCCGACCACGAGCGTCGCGCCGGTGACGAACGTGGCGTCCGGCGACCCGAGGAACGCCACCGCACCGGCGATCTCCTCGGGCGTCGCGAACCGCCCGAGCGGCACCTGCGCGACGATGTCGTCCTTCAACGCCTGCAACTGGCCGGCGGGCAGCCCGAGCTTCTCCAGCGCCGGGGTGTCGACCGGACCGGGAGCCACCACGTTGACCCGGATGCCGCGGGGCGCGAGCTCCACGGCCAGCGCCCGGGCGAGCGCGATCTGCGCACCCTTCGTTCCGCTGTAGACCGACATCGTCGGCATCGCCTTGTCGGCGATGATCGAGCTGGTGAAGACCACCGCGCTGCCGCGCGCGAGCGACGGCAGCAGCTCGCGGACGAGAAAGAAGTGCCCTTTGACGTTGGTCGCGAAGTGCGCGTCGAAGCTCACCTCGCCGACCTCCTCGAACAGCGCCGCCTGTTCGAGGGCGGCGTTGAGCAGTACCAGCCGGAGCGTGCCGACATGGTCCCGGACGTGGGCCGCGACCCGCGCGGCGTCGGTCAGCGACGCGGCGTCGGCCGAGAACACGGTGACGCCGTCCGGCAGCGCGCGGCGGGCGGCCTCCAGCGTCCGCGGATTCCGGCCGGTCACCACGACCCGGTAGCCCCGGGTGTGCAGGAGCCGCGCGGTCGCCATCCCGATGCCCGAGGTGCCACCGGTGATCAACGCCGCCGGGGACGAGTTCGAACCCATCTCGCTGTGCTCCTTCCGGTTGACGATGAACGGCGGCGTCACGCGACACGCATCCCGCCGTCGACGGCGATCTCGGCGCCGGTGACGAACGACGCCGCCGGTGAGGCGAGGAACGCGACGACCTGCGCGACCTCGTCCGCGGCACCGACCCGCCCGAGCGGCACGTACCGCTGGGTCTCGGCCCGCCACCCGGCCAACGCGTCGTCGGTCAGGCCGAGCTTCGTCATCGCCGGGGTCTCGATCGGCCCCGGCGAGACCGCGTTGACGCGAATTCCGCGGCCGGCCAGCTCGACCGAGAGCGCGCGCATGATCGACAGCAGCGCGCCCTTCGTGGCGCTGTATACCGACCAGTTCGGCACCGGCCGGAACGCGCCGAGCGCGGCGTTGAACACGACCGAACTCCCGGCGCCCAGCAGCGGCAGGAGCTTCTGCAGCAGGAAGTACTGCCCCTTGACGTTGACCGCGAAATGTTCGTCGTAGAGGGCCTCGTCCACCGCGTCGATCGGCCGCATCACACCAATCCCGGCGTTGAGGAACACCACGTCGACGCGGCCGAGCTGACGGGTCACGACGTTCACGACGCTGTCGGCGTCCGCGAGGGACCCGGCATCGGCGCTCAGCACGATCGCGTCGTCGGGTAGGGCACGGATCGCAGCGGCCAGCGAGCGCGGGTTCCGGCCGGTCACCACCACCGTGTGGCTCTTGGCCAGCAGGGACGCGGTGGCCAGGCCGATACCGGACGTCCCTCCGGTGATCAGCGCGACCGGCCGGGACGTCGGTGCGGTCATTCCGCGTCCCCTCGGCCGGCGGACGACGTGGACACGGCGCGCCAGGCGCCGCGCTCGGCGGCAGCCCGCGCGAACGCGGCGAACGACGTCGGCTGCCGTCCGGTCACCGACGTGACCTCGCCGGTCAGCACCGTCAGGCCGCCGGTCGCCTGGTGGTGCGCGTAGTCCTCGGGCGCACCGGCGGCGCGGAGCAACGACCGGACGCCGTCGGGGTCGGCCTCGGCGTGGTGGACCGGCCGGCCGACGGCCCGGCTGATCACCTGCGCGATCTCAGGCGGCGTCAACGCCTCGGGTCCGGTGAGCGAATAGCCCTTCCCGGCGTGGCCGTCCTCGGTGAGCGCGGCGGCCGCCACCGTGGCGACGTCGTCGGCCGACACGTACCCGACCCGGGCGGAGCCGCCGGGCAGGACGAACTCGTCGCGTTCGGCGATGGCCAGGCGTGCCCCGTCCCAGTGCGGCTCGGAGAAGTTCTCCATGAGCGGGGCCGGGCGGAGGATCGTGTTCGGGATGCTGCTCTCCTCGACCATCCACTCGACGCGCCGCATCGGGGCGGTGGCGTCTCCACGGTCGACGCCGAGCGCGGTGAGCAGCACGATCCGCCGCACCCCGGCCGCTGCGGCCACCCGCAGCAGCGTGCCGACGTAGCCGGTGGGATCCACGACGAACGGCGGCAGCACCAGGTAGAGGCCACGGATGCCGGCCAGTGCGGGTCGGTAGGTGTGGACGTTGCGCCACTCGAAGCGCACCGGTTCGGCGCCGTCCGGAGCGCTGCCGCCCCGGACGCCCGCCCGGACCGGAACGCCTCGGGCGACGAGCTGCGCCACCACGCGCCGACCGGTCTTCCCGGTAGCGCCGGTGACGAGCACGGGTGAGGTCATGCGAGTCTCCACTCTGGTCTCGGCGTTTCTCCTTTGCGAACGTAGGTGGCTGATTCGAGACGAGCTATGACAGAAAAGTGCGATTACATATCCGTTCGACTCAGAACAGGCTCTTGAGCGCGGAGTCGATGCCGGCCGGCAACTCGATCAGCAGCTCGTCGGCGAGCACCGCACGCAGCTCGTCGACGGTCTCCAGCCGACGCCGCTCGGTCCGGCCGTCCGGGTGGTGCACGGCGAAGTCCCGGCCACCCAGCGCCAGGCGGCGCCCGTCGGGCGTCGGGCGGGCGGCGGTCAGGCCGGTGACGAAGTGCGAAGCCGGGAACGTGGAGAGATACCAGTTCGGGGCCTCGTCGTCGACCGGGTAGGTCGGGGTCAGGTCGAACCGGTACGTGGTCCGCCACTCGTCCTTGATCCGGGACTGCTGCCGCCACCCACCCACGCCGTCGGCGACGAGCCGGAACGTCCCGTGCGGGGTCTCCTGCTCCTCGTCCGCGGCGAGCCGGATCGGCGCGGTGAGCGTCTGACCGCCGAACCCGACGTCGACGAGGTAGGTCACCCCGTCCAGGTCGACGCGCAGCAGCTTGTGGCCGCGCGAGGTCACCGCGTCGTCGGGCTGCCCCCACAGGACGCGCGCCTGCAGGCTCCCGGTGACGAACCCGATCTCGTCCAGTGCCGACTGCAGGAGCCGGTTGTGCTCGAAGCAGTAGCCGCCCCGGCCATCGGTGATCAGCTTCGCGCGCACCGCGTCGGGGTCGAGCCGAACCGGCACGCCGGAGAACGGGTCGAGGTTCTCGAACGGGATCGTGGTGGCGTGGGCGAGCGTCAGCGCCCGCAGCGTGGGCAGGTCAGGGGCGACCGGGCCGGTGTGGCCGATCCGGGACAGGTACGCGGCGAGATCGTTCATGCGGCACAGCGTCACATCTCAACTGAGGTTGAGGTCAACTGGGGCGGGTAGGTGGCGCTCGGGTCGGGTACCAGGCCGACACGGCCGACCCGATCGCGTCCCCCGGAAGGTGCACGATGAGCGACCCCGAGACCCGGAACGACGCCGACCGCCGCGCGGCCCGCGAGACCCGCGACGACCCCGGAGACCGCGACCGCCGCGGTCCGGACGACCCGAACGACCGAACCGCCGCCGAGGCGCCGGCCGCCGGTGCCCGGCCCGCCAAGCCCGACCGGGCCGCCTCCGACGACCGAGCCGCCGATTCCGACCGGGCCGCCGATTCCGACCGGGCCGCCGATTCCGACCGGGCCGCCGACTCCGACCGGGCCGCCGCGGCCCGGGCTGGCGCCGACGACCGGGCTGCCTCCCGCGACCGGGCTGCCGCCGACGACCGGGCTGCCGATCACGACCGGGCCGACGACGACAAGCGAGCCGCCGAGGCGCGGGCTGCCGACGACGACCGGACTGCCAAGGGCAAGCGGAACGGCGCGGACGAGCGGAACGGCGCGGCGCCGGAGAAGCCGGCGCAGCTCACGATCGGCGCGCGCCTGGCCGCGATCGGGCGTGCCGTGCGGGAGTTCAACGACGACGGCCTGACCGACTGGGCGGCCGCCCTCACCTACTACGGCGTGCTGTCGATCTTCCCCGGCCTGATCCTGCTCGCCGCCGCACTCGGCCTGGTCGGCGAATCGGTCCGGGAGCCGCTGCTCGACAACCTGGAGGGGATCGCGCCCGGCCCGGCCCAGGAGATCCTCACGGGCAGCGTCCGCGACCTCACCGAATCTTCCACGATCGCCGGCCCGCTCGCGATCCTCGGTCTGGCCGGTGCGCTGTGGTCGGCGTCCGGGTACGTCGGTGCGTTCATGCGCGCGTCGAACGTCATCTACGACGTGCCGGAGGGCCGCCCGGTCTGGAAGACGCTGCCGATCCGGGTCGTGGTCACGATCGTCGTCGGGGTGATGCTCGTGATCAGCGCGCTGATCGTGGTCTTCACCGGCGGCCTCGCCGAACGCCTCGGGGAACTCCTCAAGGTCGGCGACACCGCGGTCATGATCTGGTCGATCGTCAAGTGGCCGGTGCTGGTCCTGCTGGTCAGCCTGATGTTCTCGCTGCTGTACTGGGCCTCGCCGAACGCCAAGCAGGCCGGCTTCCGGTGGATCACGCCGGGCGGCCTGCTCGCGGTCGTGCTGTGGATCGCGGCGTCGGTCGGCTTCGCGATCTACGTCGCGAACTTCAGTTCGTACAACGCGACGTACGGCGCGCTCGGCGGCGTCGTCGTGTTCCTGATCTGGCTCTGGATCTCGAACATCGCGATCCTGCTCGGAGCGGAACTCGACGCCGAGCTGCACCGGGCTCGCGCGATCGCGTCCGGGCACCCCCGGGACGAGGAGCCCTATGTGGAGCTCCGCGACAGCCGCAAGGTCCCGGATCACTGAGCCGATTTTCCCGCCCGCGCGGCGCAGCCGTGGTTAGGGTGCACGAATGACCCGAGCCCTGGTCGGTGCACTGGCGCTGCTGCACGGCGCTGCGGCAGCAGTCAACACCGCGAACGCCCTCCGGCCGGTAGCCCGGCGCGGCCCGCTGGCGATCCCGTCGTTCGCCGCCGGAGCCCTGACCACCGAGCTGCCCCGCGCCGCCGCCCGTGGTGAAGCAGACGTTCGCGGAGGCGCCGGAGATCTTCCGTGAGGCGTCGCCGCAGTCCGCGATCCGCCCGGACGCGCCGCCGATGTTCCTGCTGCACGGCACGAACGACTCGCTGGTGCCGGTGGAGTCCGCGCGGCGGTTCGCCGAGGACCTGCGGGCGACGTCGACGTCGACGGTCGCGTACGCGGAGTTCCCCGGTGCCCAGCACGCGTTCGAACTGTTCAGCTCCGTGCGCGCGCACGCCTGCGCGGAGGCCGTCGAGCGGTTCCTCGGCGTCGTCTACGGCCGGCACCGGGCCGCGCTGGAAACCTCCCGCCCGGCCTGACGGCCACCCCGGCCGCCGCGTCACCGGGCCGCCCCGCCGGGCCCCGGCCGCGTCGTCCGGCACCGCCGCCGAGCCCCGGCCGCGCCGCCCGGGCCGCGGTTCGTCGGCGCTACCGCTGGTATGCCGCCTTCGGCAGCCGGTACGCCAGGTCGATCGCGGTCTCGTGTGCCTCGTCCTCACCCAACCGGTGTTCGGCGACGAGACGCGCGAGGTACCCCGCGTCGATCCGCCGTGCCAGGTCGTGCCGCGCCGGGATCGACGCGAACGCCCGGGTGTCGTCCACAAATCCGGACGTGTTCGCGAACCCGGCGGTCTCGGTCGCGGCCTCGCGGAAGCGGCGCATGCCGTCCGGGGAGTCGAGGAACCACCACGGCGCCCCCAGCCGGATCGACGGGTACGCCCCGGCCAGCGGCGCCAGCTCCCGCGCGTACACGGTCTCGTCGACGGTGAACAGCACCATCCGGAACCCCGGCTCGTGCCCGAACGCCTGCAGCAGCGGCCGGAGCGCCCGGGTGAACTCGGCCGCGACCGGGATGTCGAAGCCGCGGTCCGGCCCGTACGCCGCGGCGATCCCGTCGTGGTGGTTCCGCAGCACGCCGGGGTGCAACTGCAGGACCAGGCCGTCCTCGCAGGACATCCGGGCCATCTGGAACAGCAGGTGCGCGGCGAACGCCTGCGCCTGCGCCGGTGTGGCCGAGCCGGTGCGCCCCGCCGCGTAGATCCGCTCGGCCTCGTCGTCCGGGAGCGGGGTGGTGTCGGCGGTGTCGTGGCCGTGGTCGGTCGCGAGCGCCCCGGCGTCGGCGAACGCACGGCGGCGCCGACGCACGGCGTCCAGATAGCCGTGGTAGTTCGAGACGTCGACCCCGGCCAGGCGGCCGAGCAGGTCGACATCGGCCCGCCACCCGGGGCGGTCGGGGTACACGACCGCGTCGGGCCGGAACGTCGGGATGATCCGGCCGCGGTAGCCGGCCGCGGCCAGCTTCTCGTGCGCGGTCAGGTCGCACGTGGCCGGGTCGGTGGTGGCCAGCACCTCGATGCCGAACCGGTCGAGCAGCGCGAGCCGCCGGAACTCCGGCCGCGCGAGCACCTCGGCGATCCGGTCGTAGAGGCGGTCCGCGTTGTCCGCGCCGGGACGCTCGTCGATCCCGAACAGCTCGACCAACTCGTGCTCGAGCCAGTACCGGGACGGCGTCCCCCGGAACAGCGGCCAGGACGCGCAGAACAGCCGCCAGATCTCCCGCGGGTCGAGGCCCGGGGCGACCAGCTGGTCCGGGCGGACGCCCTGGGAGACGAGCATCCGCGTGACGTAGTGGTCGGGCACCACGAGGAGCTGGGCCGGGTCGGTGAACGGCACGTCGGCGGCCAGCTCGGCGGCGTCGACATGGCCGTGCAAGCAGACCAGCGGAAGCCCGGCGGTCGCCGCGTAGAGGCGACGGGCGATCGCGCGGACGCCGGGCTCGGCAGGCAGCGCGCGGTCGGGGTGGAGAGCGAGCGGGGCCATCGGTGTCCTCCGTGGATCGACGCCGTGGGAACGATTGCACGATCTCTGCTGCCGGGCAACCGGTAGGCGTTGACGGCTGCGTGCAATCGCTTGCACGATGGTGCCGGACCGAAGGAGAACTTCATGGCGGTGACGCTCGCCGACGTGGCGCGGGCAGCGGACGTGTCGACCTCGACCGTGTCCCGGGCGATGACGCAGCCCGAGCGGGTCGACGAGCAGACCCGTACCCGGATCCTCGCGGAGGTGCGGCGGCTGGGGTATCGGCCGAACCGTGCGGCGCGCAGCCTGATCACCGGCCGCACCGGTTACCTCGGCGTGATCGTCCCCGACCTGACCAACCCGTTCTTCCCCGAGCTCGTGGCCGGCATCCAGGGCCGGGCGCACGAGCGGTCGCTGACCACGCTGCTCGCCGACACCCGCGACGACCCCGACGCCGAGCGTGACCTGCTCACCACGCTCGCGCCGCAGGTCGACGGCCTGGTGCTGTGCGGTTCCCGGCTGCCCGACGCCGACCTGGTGGCAGCCGCCGATCCGGTGCCGGCCGCCGATCTTGTGCCGGCCGCCGATCTTGTGCCGGCCGCCGATCTTGTGCCGGCCCCTGATCTGGGGGCCGTCGCCGCGGGCCGGGTGCCGCTGGTCGTGGTCAACCGGACCGTGCCGGGCGTGCCGTCGGTCGCGGTCGACAACGCCGGTGGGGCGGCGCGGGCGATCGAGCACCTCCGGTCGCTGGGCCACACCCGGATCGCCTACGTCGGACCCGCCGAGGGGTACTCCCACCGGCAGCGCCTGACCGGCGCCCAGGAGGCCGCGGTGACGCTCGGTGTGCAGCTGATCGAGGTCGAGGGCGCGTCCTCCACGTTCGACGGTGGTCAGCGGGCCGCCGACGGGGTGCTGTTCGGTGGGGTCTCCGCGGTCCTCGCCTACAACGACGCGATGGCGATCGGGCTGATGCACCGCCTGCACGGCTACGGCGTCCGGATCCCCGAGGACCTCA
The genomic region above belongs to Cryptosporangium aurantiacum and contains:
- a CDS encoding PadR family transcriptional regulator, coding for MPPLREPTFLILTALALRPLHGYGLITEVSELSDGRVTLRPGTLYGALDRLVDDRLVEADHEEVVDGRLRRYYRLTTPGVEALAAETERLQRNVEAASTRLRTRGWSPAARPATGGAV
- a CDS encoding YihY/virulence factor BrkB family protein; protein product: MGARLAAIGRAVREFNDDGLTDWAAALTYYGVLSIFPGLILLAAALGLVGESVREPLLDNLEGIAPGPAQEILTGSVRDLTESSTIAGPLAILGLAGALWSASGYVGAFMRASNVIYDVPEGRPVWKTLPIRVVVTIVVGVMLVISALIVVFTGGLAERLGELLKVGDTAVMIWSIVKWPVLVLLVSLMFSLLYWASPNAKQAGFRWITPGGLLAVVLWIAASVGFAIYVANFSSYNATYGALGGVVVFLIWLWISNIAILLGAELDAELHRARAIASGHPRDEEPYVELRDSRKVPDH
- a CDS encoding SDR family oxidoreductase; its protein translation is MTPPFIVNRKEHSEMGSNSSPAALITGGTSGIGMATARLLHTRGYRVVVTGRNPRTLEAARRALPDGVTVFSADAASLTDAARVAAHVRDHVGTLRLVLLNAALEQAALFEEVGEVSFDAHFATNVKGHFFLVRELLPSLARGSAVVFTSSIIADKAMPTMSVYSGTKGAQIALARALAVELAPRGIRVNVVAPGPVDTPALEKLGLPAGQLQALKDDIVAQVPLGRFATPEEIAGAVAFLGSPDATFVTGATLVVGGGFGVAS
- a CDS encoding ATP-binding protein; amino-acid sequence: MAVDEVTGSELARRISAVTWARRLSPVLPMPIDALLRLAAVLMDAPMAMMTLATERDEEYVLLTHGLPAAVSPDTTAFRGTTMTGVVLAADHPIRCPDLRADTALCDHPLLTASGARALLAVPLRDATDTPVGALCVLDVAAREWSDGQLSTLIEIAHLLGPLPLDEVGAATTALAALESASVLDGILEAFVACTGSGFVVGWNHAAEEMFGWTAEETHGRHVDDLGPPLYEGRTATEMLPVILSDPDAWRAPRLVSVRHRSGRRFPVRLRLMVVQSPAGALVCTFATDATAQVDAERHAAREGRFSAALVESMQAGVAACDQDGRLLLVNRALREIHGVPPDKEPIDLRTAKGTEIENLFHPDGRRMQIPDTPLLRALEGETVTGAQVMVRLPEGQPRYLEANARPVEAEDGLRLGAVVVLQDVTDRRRAERFRECELRVAQALAVATSAQDVGPALTAAVAGALGWPHVQLWLVDEVADILRSAGRWTRPGLDMDEFLPQEIARGWGFTGLVWETGRPLWIPDLLNPPVPVTPDVRARLRSAAAAGLRAALVIPVNSGRTTIGVLTCNANHREEDAESLIDLLTGIAAQVGHFIERRRADDLALELARTKDDFLALVGHEMRTPLTSIASYAELLAGGADAWPESDRQLLDVITRNTGVLRAIIDDLLDLTALESGSLTIHPEPLDLVTVITDSLTAVSPAAANNAVTLRTDLPDHLPLTGDPHRLRQIADNLLTNAVKYSPDGGNVYVGLAGDAGAAEFTVRDEGIGIPSEELHQLFRRFYRASTARHRGIPGTGLGLSITRALTEAHGGTITVTAPPSGGTTVSVRLPLKSMQS
- a CDS encoding arylamine N-acetyltransferase family protein — protein: MNDLAAYLSRIGHTGPVAPDLPTLRALTLAHATTIPFENLDPFSGVPVRLDPDAVRAKLITDGRGGYCFEHNRLLQSALDEIGFVTGSLQARVLWGQPDDAVTSRGHKLLRVDLDGVTYLVDVGFGGQTLTAPIRLAADEEQETPHGTFRLVADGVGGWRQQSRIKDEWRTTYRFDLTPTYPVDDEAPNWYLSTFPASHFVTGLTAARPTPDGRRLALGGRDFAVHHPDGRTERRRLETVDELRAVLADELLIELPAGIDSALKSLF
- a CDS encoding NAD(P)H-binding protein, coding for MTSPVLVTGATGKTGRRVVAQLVARGVPVRAGVRGGSAPDGAEPVRFEWRNVHTYRPALAGIRGLYLVLPPFVVDPTGYVGTLLRVAAAAGVRRIVLLTALGVDRGDATAPMRRVEWMVEESSIPNTILRPAPLMENFSEPHWDGARLAIAERDEFVLPGGSARVGYVSADDVATVAAAALTEDGHAGKGYSLTGPEALTPPEIAQVISRAVGRPVHHAEADPDGVRSLLRAAGAPEDYAHHQATGGLTVLTGEVTSVTGRQPTSFAAFARAAAERGAWRAVSTSSAGRGDAE
- a CDS encoding SDR family oxidoreductase, translated to MTAPTSRPVALITGGTSGIGLATASLLAKSHTVVVTGRNPRSLAAAIRALPDDAIVLSADAGSLADADSVVNVVTRQLGRVDVVFLNAGIGVMRPIDAVDEALYDEHFAVNVKGQYFLLQKLLPLLGAGSSVVFNAALGAFRPVPNWSVYSATKGALLSIMRALSVELAGRGIRVNAVSPGPIETPAMTKLGLTDDALAGWRAETQRYVPLGRVGAADEVAQVVAFLASPAASFVTGAEIAVDGGMRVA